TTGTGATCGAGATCGATCACTGGGAACGCGTGACTGACGGCGCCGATCACGGCGGCCGTGATCGCCGTCGCTCCACAACCGGCCATGATGCCGATCATCGTCGTCTCCACCGCGATCAGCCGGACGAGGCGGCCGGTGCCCGCGCCGAGCGAGACGCGCACACCGAATTCCGCCGTCCGGGCGGCGCTCCGGGCGTAGAAGAGATTCGTGAGATTCGCGCAGACGGCGAGAAAGACGAGGCCGCCGAGTGCGTAGACGATCGTGCGGAACCACTGGAAGGGCGCCGAAAGCGCCGTGCTGGCCGACGTCAGGACCGCTCCGGCCGAACGACCCGCGACTCGAGTCGTTGAGACTGCGACCGAGGCGTCGAGCTGCACCGCGAGTTCCGCAGCCGCGTGATCGCTGCGCAGCCGCACGAAGGGCGTCAGCGCGTGGTCGTCGCGGATTGCGGCTGGCCAGATCGGGTGGAAGGCGGGCGTCGACCAGACCGAGTCGGCGATCCAGAGGTCGGCGGTCTCGAAGCCCGCGTGCACGCCGCGGAATCCGGGTTCGGCGACGCCGACGATCAACGAAGGCTGTCCCCATACGCGAACGATGGTGGTCCCAGCGAGGTTCGCCTCGGCATGAAACCACTCCCGCCACAGGCGATCGCTGATGACAACGGCCGGCGGTGCTGTGGGACGGTCATCGTCAGCAGCCAGCCATCGGCCCGCCTGGGCATGAAGGTCGAAAGTCCTGGCGAATCCTCCGGTGACCGGCTCGGCGAGCACCGTCGTCGCGCGACCGGCGGCGATGAGAATGGCCGGTTCATGGAAGCCGACACCTGCGGCGGCCGCCATGGCGGGCGGTGGGACCGCTTCGAGGCGACGCAGCGTAGTCATGCGGATCGCCGGGATCGGCGCCGTGCCGCCGTTCAGGAAACCGAGCGCGAACACGTGGCGGAGCGGCGCTGACGGAAGATATCGCGCGTCGACACGGTCCACGATCGCCAGCGAGGTCGTCTGCACCGCCGCGCCGAGCGCCAGCATGATCACGATGAGCGCCGACGAGCGTGGTGTGCGGCAGATCTGCCGCCAGGCGTGCCGCAGATCGAGCAGGAGCCCGTTCATGGTCGCAGCAGTCTACCGTGACTGTCGTCGTGTCGCCGGCGAGCGTGACCGTCTGTGAAATACTCCTCGGACACGCGGAGGATTGATATGGGCGTAGGGTCCTGAGACATGGCACGGTCGATTGACAAAGACGCGTCGATGGCGGCCGGCGTCGACTACACGGCGATGTTGCTGGGCGCCACCGGTAACGTAGGCGGGCAGATCCTGCGCTTGCTCGTACAGAGCCCGCTGTGCAGAAAGGTGGCGGTCGTGACGCGCCGCCACGTCGCGGCTCTCGAGAGCCCCAAAGTGCAGCAGGTGGTTGTCAACATGGACACGCTGGCCGACGAGCTCGCGCCGCACGCCAGGGGCGTGGACATCGCGTTCGCGGCCTTCGGCGTTGGCAAGGGCAGCGCGAAGATGACGGACGAGGAGGTGCGGAGGATCGAGATTGCCTATCCCACTGCCTTTGCCTCTGCGGCCAAGGCGGGCGGCGCTCGCGTTCTGGCGATGATGACCGCAGCCGGTGCCGACTCGCGATCGCCAGTCAAGTACGTCCGCAACATCGGTGACAAGGAGAAGCAGTCGGAGGCGCTCGAGTTCGACTTCCTCGGGCTCTACCGCCCGGCTGTGATCCTCGGCAACTCCAACACGCCGGCGTCACTCGGTGTGGTCATGCCCCTGATCCACTGGGCGATGCCGTCGCGCTACCACTCGATTCACAAGAACGATCTGGCGCGCGCCATGGTCGCGCAATCCGAGCAGGCATTCTCCGCGCTCGCGCGCAGCACCGGCCCCACGACTCCGGCAGTGAAGATTCTCGAGTACAAAGAAATGGTGCCGTTCTTCATCGCGGGCGACCGCGACGCGGCGTGATCATTTGTCGGTTCAGAACGTGCTGGCGACGTTCTGGGACAGCGCCTTCGCCACTGTCTTGGCCTGCGCGAGATCGAACCCGTAGACGCGAATTTCAAAGGCCGATGCGCCCTTCTTGACGACCAGGCCGCAGCCAGCGCGATTCGAGCCGGCGAAGAACACGTAATACGCGTCGTCGCCGACGCCGGCGACAGGCTCGACCGTGATGCCCGGGAGTGTCGACGCCTTCCCGGTGTTGAACTGATCGACGGGGCTCTTGCCGGCCAGTGGTCGCCGGATCACGAGGGTGACTATTTTGCCCTGGCCGAACCACTGACAGGATGTCGGCGCCGAGATGGGCGTGCCGGCGCCAAACGTCGCCCCGGTTGCGGCGGTCAGTTGGGCGGAGGTCAAAAGCGGACAGGCCGCGGCGGGCTCCACGATGGCGGGTGACGCTGGACGGGCCTGGAGGGCCGGGCCGCTCAGCGCTACCACCAACCCGAGCCCGACGACGCCGACAGTTGCGCATGTGGTCATCGGAGAGACACCTCGCTGCGAATTCTACCGACAAAAGGCGTGCAATGGCTTGACGCGCCGGTCCTTAAAGTTCATAATATGTGAAGATATGTCGCGGCAACTGCTCACCGATTTCGAATTGATGATTCTGCTGGCCATGCTCCGCGGCGGCGAGGAAGCCTACGGCGTGCAGATCGCGAAGGAAATCGAGGTAACCGCCGGCCGCCGTGTTCTGCTGGGCGCCGTCTACGCCGCCCTCGA
This genomic window from Vicinamibacterales bacterium contains:
- a CDS encoding NAD(P)H-binding protein; this translates as MARSIDKDASMAAGVDYTAMLLGATGNVGGQILRLLVQSPLCRKVAVVTRRHVAALESPKVQQVVVNMDTLADELAPHARGVDIAFAAFGVGKGSAKMTDEEVRRIEIAYPTAFASAAKAGGARVLAMMTAAGADSRSPVKYVRNIGDKEKQSEALEFDFLGLYRPAVILGNSNTPASLGVVMPLIHWAMPSRYHSIHKNDLARAMVAQSEQAFSALARSTGPTTPAVKILEYKEMVPFFIAGDRDAA